The genome window ccaaaattcgcgaagtctcCTTTATACTTTCTACCCAGGCCTTTCGTACCTGCGGccaaatttccgcacctgcggtctgataaatagggattttaacctattatttgctctcttttacttgtgtttagggccaaaaatgcgtgaaggtattctcGAAAACTAAGGTAATATGCTTTCTTGAgaggattgttcaaaatgagccaaatgagtcataatcaactcataaaggagtcaaaactggAACACAATTTGTGCGGTCGCGAAAGCTACAATGCGGTCTCAAGCACTATTTCGAGGTCCGCGAAAGGAGGATTCAGAGAGATGGATTTTTGGTCTAAAATATGAGTGCGGAACGCGTCAGAaaggtgcggccgcgaaagtacctGCGCAACCGCGATTGGAATTACGCGGACCGCGGTTGTTGAGGTTCAGAGATCTTacattttaagaaaaaataagaagTGTTGTCCGCGTCAAGATTATGCGGCCGCTGAAGTCTCCTACGCGACCGCGatggaaattatgcggtccgcgaaaccaAGCTCAACCCAGATCCAGAAGTGAAGAACACGGAtcgcgatcagaattacgcggccgctaaAGCAAGAGTGCGGTCGTGGTCAGAATTACGTGGCCACGTAACCTCCGCGTGGGTATTTTTGTTCGAAAATTTCAgcgtagtataaatagaactttttatcatttttaggttatgttgTGTATTTGCTGAGCACGTGAGACTGGTGGAAAttcccttttgggcaattttgtattagattcaccttttaacattaggatttcatcttttaatctagtattatgaattttatcttcttttcgtCTTTGATTTATGctatttctatgagtagctagacccatagctagggttgtgacccaaccgtagggtgggtatttaatgggtactaaattttagggcttgaatgtttatgggttagtgatgtttagcctagttcttgctagaattgtagaattagtggttgcaaacactgattcatgcccttatgacttagtctcttcttgagaaagagggactaagtctaggaaaactaggctaacaaggaattggggtgaactcaagaaattgatagccccaattagaGGGTTAAACTTAGAGATAGTAATActcgacttgagctaatatcacatgacttgcatgaatacccatttggacttgagaaagccaaattggaaaaaatcactcaaactatcgagaggtatagagtgagtacttgggtgagATAGATATATCACGACCCTAAATTAATCAAGCTTGGCCTAGATTCTTACTACCTGTTAGATGTCCACCcaggcggaagtcactaccctagtacttttaaacacttgaaaaccaacataaaTAAGATTGTACTTAactttaatcattgcatacaatCGAATAGAATttgaagtagaatcaaaaccaaaatgtgtggaagcataattaggaacaaaacacgcatctagacttaTATATAAACACGCATCTAGACTTTTAACGAGGTCCTCGGACATATTCCTCaaggggaggaggtagatgaaaatgaagtggatgaggttcatcttgaacctcaagtacaaagaagaggCCGCCTGCCTCATGACAAcgttccaaaccctcccccacatCCTCCAAGGACAGCACACTgggtgttgcccaatgaaggCTACACAAGTGCAATTTTCCCGCCCCGGATTTGGGCGGGaaattttcaaataaccaatgtcatgCTTGCTCTATTGGAACAAAGGGCTTTCTTCATCGGATCTCCACATCAGAACGCATATAAGCATCTCaaaggttttgtagacacatgctgggggagcaagGAGACGAATGTATCTGAGGACGCTTTGAGGttaaggcttttccctttctcacttagagggaaggctttggattggcttgagaggctacccaaccattccatcaccacttgggatgagttggccgagaaaTTCATAGCAAAGTTCTTTTCTCCGGGACATATGGCAACATTGAGAGATGAAATCCTTGCTTTTAAATaagagccaaatgaaccgttacatgagatttgggaacggtaccggacaatggtcaaagaatgccccaacaacgatatgactgaagcaatgatccagcaaaccttttataggggtatcatcacaactaaccagtgtgtggtgaatcagctcgcagggggtaacttcatgaacacaccATATTCAGAAGCATGTGAAATATTAGATGAGGTGGAGGACACCTCTTCAGCTTGGAAAAGTCGGGCCaacgttcctcagggtgaccctaatgttatccaccttcacaaggaacttcatgatcacggacaagccatagcagAGTTGACAACTACCATGAATCGGTTAGCCAAGGCACAACTTTAGAAGGTTCAGGggccaaagcaagtaaatgccatggacGGAGTGAATGTAATAGTTATCAAGAGGAGACAAAGAGGTTAATAAGTTCAACACAATCAGgatcaatttgagcaaagtggtagtgggtacaaccaagatgactcttatgacgatcaaagtgaagaggttcaatatgtgaacaattaccaaggtcaacggagcaatgctccaaatcaataaCAGTGGAGATCATAgggaaacaatcaaaattggggcaacaaaggccaagggaattggaatagtggcaacaacaacaatccgaacaattgggggaacaataatcaaaattgggggaatcaaggaaataaccaaggcaattggggtggcaacaataatagtaattggggaggcaatggaaaccaagggggttggaacaacaataatcaagggaaccgGGGGTTGGGCCTTCAAAggtccccgatgtatcaacaacccaacaacttACCTCCATATCGGTCACAAGGGaaaagttcttccaacaatgagatgggacagatagaaagtatgttcaagaaaatgatggaaagaaacgccgactccgatgcccaaatagcctcccacaacacttctataCGCAACTTGAAAGTTCAAATGGGTCAAGTTTCTCAAGCCttgaatactcgccctaagggggcattaccaagtgatacggtagtaaactcgaagggtggaaacaatatgggccatgctatggcggtgactACAAAAAGTAGTAGAGGTGGAGTTGCTAATACCTCCAATCCAAGAAAGATCGTGAATGATGATACGGTTTTGCAAGAAGAGGATGAGCCAAGAAATAATGAGAATGTGAACGATGAAGTGAGTATAGACATTGATGAAAAAGTGGAGGAGACACAagatgatgtgaacccgtctagggaacacgtgatagacataccggaTCCAGAAGTGCCCAAAGCCAAGGctcctttgccaaggcctcctccaccatatcctcaaaggctcgcaAAGCAACACAACGAGAacaaattcaagaaattcattgatatgatgaaaagtttgtccataaatgtgcctTTGGTTGAAGCTCTATAACAAATGTCGGCATATGCCAAGTTCATGCAGGACTTGGTAATGAAGAAGAGGTCAATGAACTGTGagacgatcaaaatgacacatcaagtgagtgccattgtgcattccatggctccaaagctagaagatcctggtgcctttacaattccatgcactattgACAGTGCCGATTTAGaaaaagccttgtgtgatttgggagcgagcattaatttgatgccctattctgtgttcaagaaattggggattgggaaaccaagacctacttccatgaggttacaaatggcggaCCGAACAATGAAGAagccattggggataattgatgatgtgctagttcgggtcgacaagttcatacttcccgcagattttgtgatactcaACTAtgaggttgactatgaggtgccaatcATATTGGGGAGACCCTTTCTAGCTACAGGGAAGGCTTTAATTAATGTGGAAGCTGGGGAGCTCACCttctgggtgggtgatgaaaaggttgtgttccacgtgtgcaagtcaatgaggtagcctaatagcaacgaagtatgtttgtttgtggatcttgtgactgAGGTGATTGTTAATGACACACGTGCTATGATtaatgtggaagaccctttggaagctgtgttgttgaatcatgatgaggatgagaatgAAGGCTTGGTAGAATGtgcaaatgctttgcaaggaatgggatcctacacatatggaccccgaaaactttccttggaccttgagaactggaagactccaccaataaagccctcaatcgaggagccacccatattggagttgaagcccttgccttcacacctcaggtatgagttcttaggcccttgttccacattACCCGTTATACTTTTTTcatgcttaactaacgtgcaggtagattccacccttgcggttcttcaaagaaggaagaaggaaataggttggacattggcggatattcggtttataagccccgccttttacatgcacaaaatcatattggaagaagatgccaaaccctccgtggaacatcaaaggaggttgaacgaggccatgcaagaggtagtcaagaaagacatcatcaagtggctagatgcaggggttgtgtaccccatttctaatagttcatggacttcgccggtacaatgtgtcccaaagaaggggggcatgactgtgatcacaaatgatagaaaagatttgatccccacaagaactctCACCAGTTGGAGGGTATGCATGGATTATAggaagctgaacaaagtgacccaGAAAGACCATTTTGCATTGCCATTTCTTGACCAAATATTGGATAGACTTgccggacgtgcttattattgctttttggatgggtattccagatataaccagattctcattacgcctgaagaccaagagaaaaccaccttcactTGTCTGTATGGCATATTTGCGTTCTCaaggatgccgtttggtttgtgtaatgcaccagctacttttcagcggtgtatgatggcaatatttacggatatggtagaggacttcctctaggtgttcatggatgatttcagtgtTGTGGGGGATTCCTTTAAAGAATGCTTGTATAATCTTGataaagtgttggcccgatgtgaagagaccaacttagtgcttaattgggagaagtgccactttatggtcgaggagggcattgtcctcggccataagatctccaagaatggtattgaagtggacaaagcaaaaattgaagtgatatcaaAACTCCCTCCACCGAATTCcgtcaagggagtgaggagctttcttggtcacgcggggttttaccgtaggttcatcaaggatttctcaaaagtggtgaaccccttgtgcaagttgttggaaaatgatgccaagtttgtgttcaatgatgattgcatgaaagcttttaaGCTACTTAAGTATAGgttgactaccactcccatcattatCGCACCCAATTgaagcttaccatttgagctcatgtgcgatgctagcgatgttgcggtaggagcggtattggggcaaaggatcaacaagatatttcatccggttTATTATGTCATCAAAACAATGAACGATGCCtaagtcaactatacggtgaccgagaaagagctATTAGCCATTTTCTTCTTCATGGAAAAGTTTTGCCCGTACGTCATGGGTACCAAAGTGATTATGCACTCCGATCATGTGGCCCTTCGTTATTTGATGAGTAAAAAGGActctaaggctaggttgatgagatgggttcttcttctacaagagtttgaccttgaaatcatagaccgaaaagggagtgagaatcaagtggcgaaccacttgtcccgcttggaagag of Nicotiana tomentosiformis chromosome 7, ASM39032v3, whole genome shotgun sequence contains these proteins:
- the LOC138895275 gene encoding uncharacterized protein, with amino-acid sequence MSAYAKFMQDLVMKKRSMNCETIKMTHQVSAIVHSMAPKLEDPGAFTIPCTIDSADLEKALCDLGASINLMPYSVFKKLGIGKPRPTSMRLQMADRTMKKPLGIIDDVLVRVDKFILPADFVILNYEVDYEVPIILGRPFLATGKALINVEAGELTFWVGDEKVVFHVCKSMR
- the LOC138895276 gene encoding uncharacterized mitochondrial protein AtMg00860-like, with product MDDFSVVGDSFKECLYNLDKVLARCEETNLVLNWEKCHFMVEEGIVLGHKISKNGIEVDKAKIEVISKLPPPNSVKGVRSFLGHAGFYRRFIKDFSKVVNPLCKLLENDAKFVFNDDCMKAFKLLKYRLTTTPIIIAPN